A portion of the Anser cygnoides isolate HZ-2024a breed goose chromosome 25, Taihu_goose_T2T_genome, whole genome shotgun sequence genome contains these proteins:
- the GUCA1B gene encoding guanylyl cyclase-activating protein 2 has protein sequence MGQQFTNAEGEQAEIDVAELQEWYKKFVVECPSGTLFMHEFKRFFGVQDNREAAEYIENMFRAFDKNGDNTIDFLEYVAALNLVLRGKLEHKLRWTFKVYDKDGNGCIDKPELLEIVESIYKLKKVCRSEVEERTPLLTPEEVVDRIFQLVDENGDGQLSLDEFIDGARKDKWVMKMLQMDVNPGGWISEQRRKSALF, from the exons ATGGGACAGCAGTTCACCAATGCTGAAGGGGAGCAAGCAGAGATTGATGTTGCTGAATTGCAGGAATGGTATAAGAAATTTGTGGTTGAATGTCCCAGTGGGACCCTCTTCATGCATGAATTCAAGAGGTTCTTTGGGGTCCAGGATAACCGAGAAGCAGCAGAGTACATTGAAAACATGTTCAGAGCTTTTGATAAGAATGGG gaTAACACCATTGATTTTCTGGAGTATGTGGCTGCCTTGAATCTTGTTTTACGAGGAAAACTGGAACACAAGCTGAGGTGGACATTCAAAGTGTATGACAAGGATGGGAATGGCTGCATAGACAAACCTGAGCTGCTAGAAATTGTTGAG TCTATCTACAAGCTGAAGAAAGTGTGTCGGTCAGAGGTGGAGGAGAGGACTCCGCTGCTCACACCGGAGGAGGTTGTGGACAGGATATTTCAGTTAGTGGATGAGAACGGGGATG GGCAGCTGTCCCTTGATGAGTTCATTGACGGGGCCAGGAAAGACAAGTGGGTGATGAAGATGTTGCAGATGGATGTAAACCCTGGGGGATGGATCTCGGAGCAGAGGCGGAAGAGTGCTTTGTTTTAA